Proteins from a genomic interval of Desulfobacterales bacterium:
- a CDS encoding metalloregulator ArsR/SmtB family transcription factor, with translation MRKEQIETMAGLLKSIAHPIRLQILCLLQDRELTVADLLAKIKTSNGNISQHLSVLRNQGIIGSRKDANFIYSRIIDQRVVELINAMERLFCTVR, from the coding sequence ATGCGGAAAGAACAGATCGAGACCATGGCCGGTCTCCTGAAATCCATTGCCCACCCGATCCGGTTGCAGATCCTCTGTCTGCTCCAGGACCGGGAGTTGACCGTTGCTGATCTTCTCGCCAAGATCAAGACCAGCAACGGTAATATCTCCCAGCACCTGTCGGTGCTGCGCAACCAGGGGATCATCGGCAGTCGCAAGGATGCAAATTTCATCTACAGCCGGATTATCGACCAGCGGGTGGTGGAGTTGATTAATGCCATGGAGCGGTTGTTCTGCACCGTTAG